The following DNA comes from Alienimonas californiensis.
AGCGACCTGCGCTCCTCCCCGGCGACGACGCGGCGCCGCTCCCGTCGGCTCGGGCGACCCGTCGCGAACGTGAGGCGGCGGAGAACCAAACCGGGGGGCGGGCTCCCCGACGCCCGAATGCGATTCTCCTCCCGCTCGCGCCCCAGATCGGCGCCGGCGCCGACGCATTACGCAAGCCGGCGCCGATACGGACCCAAAGGTCCCGGAATCGCGTTTTTTCGTCGGCTCGCCGGGCGCCTTCGTCTTGTGAGCCTGTCCGAGGCGCCCACAATTCAAACACCACTCCTGACGCGGCCGCCCGGCAGCAGGCCGCCGTCGCCCGCCGCCCCCGCCTTTTAAAAGCGGGGCGTTCCGTTTCCTCCAAGGCCAAGACACGTATGTCTCGCTCCCGACCGCACCCGCCCCGCCGCGGCTTTACGCTGATCGAGCTTCTGGTGGTGATCGCAATAATTGCGATCCTGGTCTCCCTGCTGCTGCCCGCCGTGCAGCAGGCCCGCGAGGCCGCCCGCCGGGCGCAGTGCCAGAACAACCTCAAGCAACTGGGGCTGGCCATGCACAACTATCACAGCACGTATAAGACGTTTCCGGACGCGATGGGCGGGCTCGGCGGGACCACCGGCGTGACCGGGCCGAACGACACGAAGGGCGACTGGAGCGTCTTTCCCATGCTCGCCCCCTACCTCGACGAAACCGCCTACTGGGGTCAGATCAGCCGTCCGCTGACGACGGCAAGCGCCACGTTCCAGCCGTTCGGCATGCGGCCGGAGGTCGGCACCTCGGGCGGCTACCCGCCGTTCGCGCACCAATTCAAAACGCTGTTGTGCCCCTCCGACGGCACGGAGCCGATCACGACCGGCGCCACGAACTACGGGCTGAACTGGGGCGATAACGGCCGGGTGCTGATGTACGACTCCAACTCCGGGCCGAGGGGCCAGGCGGCGAAGGCCTGTCGGGGCATGGGCAAAGGCATGTTCTACTACGGCGGCCGGGCGGGTCAGCCTTCGACCCACATCGGTATCAGTTCCGTGAAGGACGGCACGACCAACACCCTCCTGTTCGGCGAAATCGGCCGCGACGACGACGGCGGTCGCTATGTCGGCAGCGTCGGTCAGGTCGATTCGCTGACGACCAGCACGGTGAACGGGGCGTACCGGTTCGACAACCCGCAGGTGGACTGTCTGGAGAAGACCCTGAACCCGACGGCGCCGGGATTCTATCCGACGAACGGTTCGGGAGTGACCGCGGTGCACTCCGAACGCGGCAAGAACTACGCGATGGGCTATCCCGCCGTCACCGGCTTTATGACGATCCTGCCGCCGAACGGCCCGTCGTGCGCCGCCGGGAACTGGGCCAACTCGCGTTACTACTACGAGGCGGGCGGCATTTATTCCGCCGGCAGCTACCACACGGGCGGGGTGCAGGTTTGCCGCGTCGACGGCTCGGTCGCCTTCATCGCCGAATCCGTCGACGCCGGCGATCCGGCTCAGCCCAACGGCACGGTCGGCCCCAGCCCCTACGGAACCTGGGGCGCTTTGGGCACCCGTGACGGCGGCGAAGTCGTCAGCGAGTATTAAGTCGAGGCGACTTCAGACGCGGCGACGGCGCCGTTCGCTCTGACGGATAAAAAACGCCGCCCCGGCCGGTCTTGAACCGGCCGGGGCGGCGTTCTGCGTTCTCGCCGGGCCGTCGGGATCGACCCGGACGCGGCGCGATCGCTCGAACGCTACGTTCTGAGGATCGCGCCGAGCCCCGTTCGGATCAGGTCGGCTTCCCCCCGGGCTTGGCGTTCGGTCCCAGGCCCGGCAACGGATTTGGGTCCGGCGGCGGGGCGAAGCTCCCCGGGGGTCCTTCTTCGCCGGGGTCGACCAGCATGTCGTCCGTGTCGGACGAGCAGCCGGCCGCGACGCCCACGGCGGAAAACAGCAGGAACGAGAGCCCGGCCGCACGGCCGAACCTCAGGGGCGACGACGCGGCGGACGGCCGCGCGAAAAGCTTATTGAACAAGACGACGTTTCAGTTCGCAGTCGGAGGATCACGCGGCGAGCGGACGTGCGACGTATTTTAACGTCGGACGAACCGACGGTCAGCGACCGACGACGGCGACGATCATAATTTCTCCAATTCGCCCCGCCGGACCTACGCCAGCGCCTCGGTCACGACGCGGGCCGGCTGCACGCCGGTGAGCTTCTGGTTCAGGCCGCGGAACGGCACGGAAACCCGCTCGTGATCGAAGCCCAACAGGCGCTGCACGGTGGCGTGCACGTCCCGCAGGGGCACGGGGGTCTCGGCGGGGAGATAGCCCAGTTCGTCCGTTTCGCCGACGGTGTGGCCGGGTTTGATCCCGCCGCCGGCCATCCACCAGGTGAAGGCGTGGGGGTTATGGTCGCGGCCGATCATCGCCATCGTCGTGCCGCCGCGGTTCTCCCGCATCGGGGTCCGGCCGAACTCCCCGCCCCAGATCACCAGCGTGTCCTCCAAGAGTCCCCGCCGCTTCAGGTCGTAGATCAACGCGGCGACCGGCTGGTCCATCTGCTGGCACTTGTCCTTGAACCCATGGTTCAGGGCCTCGTTCTTGCCGGCGCCGTGGCTGTCCCAGCCCCAGTCGAACAGTTGGATATACCGCACGCCCCGCTCCGCCAGCCGCCGGGCCAGCAGGCAGTTATTGGCGAGGCTGGCGCCGTCGGTGGTGCCGTAGAGCTTGTGCGTCTCCTCGGTCTCGCCGGAGAGGTCGGTCGCCTCCGGCACGGCGGCCTGCATGCGGTAGGCCAGTTCGTACTGCTCGATCCGGGTGAGGGTCGCCGGGTCCCCGAACTCCTCGTGGGCCAGTTCGTTCAACTCCCGCAAGGTGTCGAGGGCGGCCCGGCGGGCGACGCGGGAGACGCCCTTGGGGTTCTCCACATTGAGGATCGCCGGCCCGCCGCTGCGGCACTGCACGCCCTGATAGACGCCCGGCAAAAAGCCCGCCCCCCAGAGGGCGTTGCCGGCCCGCGGCGGGCGACCGCCGCTCAAAAGCACCATGAAGCCGGGCAGGTCTTCGTTCTCGGTGCCCAACCCCCACGTCGTCCAGGCGCCGACGCTGGGTTTACCCATCCGCGGGTCGCCGGTGTGGGCCATCAATTGGGCCGGCCCGTGGTTGAACTGGTCCGTCTGCACGGTCTTGAAGAAACAGACCTCGTCCGCCGGGCAGCCGTAGCCGGGCACGGCGCCGGCGAAGTGCGGCAGGCGGTCCGAGATCAAATGGCCGCTCTCGCCCCGCCGTTCAAAGGGAAATTGCGGGCCGAGCAACTGCGGCACGCCCTGAATAAAGGCGAAACGCTGACCCTCCAGATACGCCTGCGGGCAGTCCTTGCCGTCGTATTTTTGCAGGGCCGGGCGATAGTCGAACAACTCTAATTGGCTCGGCGCCCCGACCATGTGCAGGTGGATGACGCGCTTCGCCGTGGGCGTGTGATGCAGGCCGTTTAATGCGGAGCCGGTCTCGCCGGCGGCGGCGAGTTGCTGCGAGAGCCAGACGCCGCCCACCAACCCGGCGGAGGCGTCCCGCAGGAAGTGGCGACGGGTGACGTGGGCGAGGGCGGCGGCGTTCATGGGCGGCGATCGGCGGACGGTTTTGATCCCAGCCCGAAGCGTCAGCGAGGGGTTCGGTACGCCGGCCTGCGGCCGACGTCCTCGCTGACGCTTCGGGTTAGTTGGTCAGGGCCTCGTCGAGGTTCAGCAGCGCTCCGGCGACGATCTCCGTCGCCGGGGGGCCGTCCGGGAGGGCGGCGAGGCGGGTGTAGAGGTCGACCAGCGCCGCCCGTTCCCGCTCCGTCGGCTCCCGGCCGCAGACCCGCAGGAACCCGGCGGCGACGCGGTCGGCGGGGGCGTCGCCGGCGGCGGTCATGCGGTCGGCGAGGGCGGCGGCGGCCTCGGTGAAGGTGGCGTCGTTCAGGATCGTCAGCGCCTGCACGGGAGTGTTGCTCTCCGGTCGGCGGGCGGTGCAGAACTCGCGGCTGGGGGCGTCGAAGGAGGCCATCACCGGGTGCGGGATGCTGCGTTTGACGTAGGTATAAACGCTCCGCCGGGTGCGGTCCGGCTCGCCGGCGGCGGGGACCTCCCATTGATCGCCGGAGAACGGCTTCCACACGCCGTCGGGAATCGGCGGGTGCACCGGTTCGCCGTGCAGACGTTCGGTCAGCAGGCCGGCGACGTGCAACGCCTGATCGCGCAGCGTCTCCGCCGACAACCGCCGCCGCGGCCCGCGGGCCAGCAGGCGATTGTTCGGGTCGACGTTCAACAACTCCGGCGTCGTCGCGGCGCTCTGACGGTAGGTCGCACTGAGAACCATCTCCCGCAATAATTGTTTGCGGCTCCAGCCGAGGTCGCGTTGAAACCGCACGGCGAGATAGTCCAGCAGGGCCGGGTGCGAGGGCGGTTCGCCGCTGGAGCCGAAGTCCTCCTCGGTGCGGACCAGACCGGCGCCGAACAGGCGGGCCCACAGGCGATTCGCCTCCACCCGGGCCGTCAGCGGGTTGGCGTCGGCGACCAGCCAGCGGGCGAAGGCGAGACGGTCGGCCTCGGAGCCCCCCTGCTCGGACGACAGCGGGTCGCCCAGCACGGCCGGGACGCCGGGGGAGACGGGTTCCGCCTTGGACAGCATGTTGCCGCGGTCGAAGCGGTGGGTCGGCCGGGCGAGGGAGGGTTCGCGTTCCCGCATCACCGGCAGCGGGACGGAGGGGATCTTTCGCCGCTCCCGTTCCAGCCGGCTCAATTCGGCCCGCTCCGCCGCCATTCCCTCGTCCCACCAGAGGTTTTGAAAGGCGACGTCGTCGCTGAACGCGATCCGGCCGCGGCGGGCCACCAGCGGGAACGCGGACAGTTCGAAGACGTTAAAGGTCAGCGTGACCCGCACCTGGGAACCCGGCTCCGCCGGCGCCGGCTGGCCGAGCACGAACGCGGCCGACCGCGGGCGGTGCGTCTTGGAGTACGGCCCGACCCCGCTGCCGTTGTCTTTCAAACTGTCCTTCGGATTACGGGCGGGCGCGGGTTCGTCGAACAGCACCTCGGTCACCTTTAACTCCCGCGGCTCGCCCTCCGGCGGGATCAATTCCGCCTTGAAGCGGGAGACGGTCCAGCCCCATTCGGCGTCTTTCAACGCCGCTTCCAGATCGACCGGCAGGCCGGTGAAGCGGATCGCGGTCAGTTGTTCGGCCCCCTCCGGCAGCGGGGCCGTCAGCGTCACCGCAGTGCCGCGGGCCACGTTGCCGACGAGGCGATAGGTCGGCCCCTCCGGCGTCTCTTCAACTTCAATTCCGGGGGTGGCGCTCACCTCCGCCGTCAGCTCCGTCGGGGTCCGCCAGACGGAGCGGTCCTGCAGGAGGGCGTTCTCCGCCTCCCAAAGGCGGCGGC
Coding sequences within:
- a CDS encoding DUF1501 domain-containing protein — its product is MNAAALAHVTRRHFLRDASAGLVGGVWLSQQLAAAGETGSALNGLHHTPTAKRVIHLHMVGAPSQLELFDYRPALQKYDGKDCPQAYLEGQRFAFIQGVPQLLGPQFPFERRGESGHLISDRLPHFAGAVPGYGCPADEVCFFKTVQTDQFNHGPAQLMAHTGDPRMGKPSVGAWTTWGLGTENEDLPGFMVLLSGGRPPRAGNALWGAGFLPGVYQGVQCRSGGPAILNVENPKGVSRVARRAALDTLRELNELAHEEFGDPATLTRIEQYELAYRMQAAVPEATDLSGETEETHKLYGTTDGASLANNCLLARRLAERGVRYIQLFDWGWDSHGAGKNEALNHGFKDKCQQMDQPVAALIYDLKRRGLLEDTLVIWGGEFGRTPMRENRGGTTMAMIGRDHNPHAFTWWMAGGGIKPGHTVGETDELGYLPAETPVPLRDVHATVQRLLGFDHERVSVPFRGLNQKLTGVQPARVVTEALA
- a CDS encoding PSD1 and planctomycete cytochrome C domain-containing protein translates to MPAPLLLAALLVPAADAAAGGAGEVQFARDVRPIFNAHCSACHGGVREAGGLNLINEDSVALLVTPGDPALSYLLDRVTDPDDETRMPPAEHGPRLSDAEVATLTRWIEQGAAWGRHWSFEPPTRPTPPPTADAAWGHGPIDQFVLAKLEAAGLEPNPPAEPDRWLRRVSLDLIGLPPTPAERATFLDAVNEQGEPAYAAAVDRLLNSPHFGERWASVWLDQIRYADSRGLGLDRRRTAWPYRDWVIDAYNRDLPYDEFTIKQLAGDLLPGASVEDRVATAAHRLTQSNEEGGTDDEQFRTEAILDRVSTTWQVWQGLTMECVQCHAHPYDPLRHEEFYESAAFFNDTADVDLDDDYPTLPVPRDRADYQRAAVLDAEMEPLRRRLWEAENALLQDRSVWRTPTELTAEVSATPGIEVEETPEGPTYRLVGNVARGTAVTLTAPLPEGAEQLTAIRFTGLPVDLEAALKDAEWGWTVSRFKAELIPPEGEPRELKVTEVLFDEPAPARNPKDSLKDNGSGVGPYSKTHRPRSAAFVLGQPAPAEPGSQVRVTLTFNVFELSAFPLVARRGRIAFSDDVAFQNLWWDEGMAAERAELSRLERERRKIPSVPLPVMREREPSLARPTHRFDRGNMLSKAEPVSPGVPAVLGDPLSSEQGGSEADRLAFARWLVADANPLTARVEANRLWARLFGAGLVRTEEDFGSSGEPPSHPALLDYLAVRFQRDLGWSRKQLLREMVLSATYRQSAATTPELLNVDPNNRLLARGPRRRLSAETLRDQALHVAGLLTERLHGEPVHPPIPDGVWKPFSGDQWEVPAAGEPDRTRRSVYTYVKRSIPHPVMASFDAPSREFCTARRPESNTPVQALTILNDATFTEAAAALADRMTAAGDAPADRVAAGFLRVCGREPTERERAALVDLYTRLAALPDGPPATEIVAGALLNLDEALTN
- a CDS encoding DUF1559 domain-containing protein, whose amino-acid sequence is MSRSRPHPPRRGFTLIELLVVIAIIAILVSLLLPAVQQAREAARRAQCQNNLKQLGLAMHNYHSTYKTFPDAMGGLGGTTGVTGPNDTKGDWSVFPMLAPYLDETAYWGQISRPLTTASATFQPFGMRPEVGTSGGYPPFAHQFKTLLCPSDGTEPITTGATNYGLNWGDNGRVLMYDSNSGPRGQAAKACRGMGKGMFYYGGRAGQPSTHIGISSVKDGTTNTLLFGEIGRDDDGGRYVGSVGQVDSLTTSTVNGAYRFDNPQVDCLEKTLNPTAPGFYPTNGSGVTAVHSERGKNYAMGYPAVTGFMTILPPNGPSCAAGNWANSRYYYEAGGIYSAGSYHTGGVQVCRVDGSVAFIAESVDAGDPAQPNGTVGPSPYGTWGALGTRDGGEVVSEY